A single window of uncultured Methanospirillum sp. DNA harbors:
- the thiC gene encoding phosphomethylpyrimidine synthase ThiC — MVTPREYRVDPDLLKQAAKIEQMEPDRLERQIRSGRVVIPANPGRRHPVCAIGEGCRVKVNVNVGTSQDLCDVAMEQEKAAAAISAGADCLMDLSTGGDLPKIRSMILSFPVPIGTVPIYEAVRRAGNVADLDADLLFKVIREHCEQGVDFLTLHCGVNREVVQSLRQDPRTMGVVSRGGSFHTAMMISRDEENPLWEEYEYLLEILAEYDVVVSLGDGMRPGCHEDATREAKTVEYLNLGRLARQAHERGVQRMIEGPGHMPIDQIGYNVRMIKELTAMAPLYLLGPLVTDIAAGYDHITGAIGGAIACQNGANFLCMVSPSEHLALPRTTDIIEGTRASVLAAHVGDLAQGNSPAYDREVQMGYARRDLDWERQFSLSLFPERAREIHDRDGNRETCSMCGDLCAVKMVRDIFG, encoded by the coding sequence ATGGTGACTCCCCGGGAGTACAGGGTTGATCCTGATCTGCTGAAACAGGCCGCGAAAATCGAACAGATGGAACCTGATCGGCTGGAGCGGCAGATCCGCTCCGGAAGGGTGGTGATACCGGCAAACCCGGGACGGAGGCATCCTGTCTGCGCAATTGGTGAGGGATGCAGAGTCAAGGTCAATGTCAACGTAGGAACCTCACAGGATCTCTGCGATGTTGCCATGGAGCAGGAGAAGGCAGCTGCTGCGATCTCTGCCGGTGCCGACTGCCTGATGGATCTCTCCACCGGTGGTGACCTTCCGAAAATACGCAGCATGATCCTCTCTTTCCCGGTTCCGATTGGGACGGTCCCGATCTACGAGGCTGTCAGGCGGGCGGGAAACGTGGCAGACCTTGATGCTGACCTGCTCTTTAAGGTCATCCGTGAGCATTGTGAGCAGGGTGTGGATTTTCTCACCCTCCATTGCGGGGTGAATCGGGAGGTTGTGCAGAGCCTCCGTCAGGATCCCAGGACTATGGGCGTCGTCTCCAGGGGAGGTTCGTTTCATACCGCGATGATGATCTCCCGGGATGAGGAGAATCCTCTGTGGGAAGAGTATGAGTACCTCCTTGAGATCCTTGCTGAGTATGATGTGGTTGTCAGCCTCGGAGACGGGATGCGGCCCGGTTGCCATGAGGATGCAACACGAGAGGCCAAGACGGTCGAGTACCTGAACCTTGGAAGGCTTGCAAGACAGGCCCACGAGAGAGGGGTTCAGCGTATGATCGAAGGGCCTGGTCATATGCCGATCGATCAGATCGGATATAATGTCAGGATGATCAAGGAACTCACCGCTATGGCTCCCCTTTATCTGCTTGGCCCGCTGGTGACCGACATCGCAGCCGGGTATGACCACATCACCGGGGCCATCGGTGGGGCTATTGCATGCCAGAACGGAGCGAACTTCCTCTGCATGGTCTCGCCGAGTGAACATCTTGCACTTCCCAGGACAACCGATATCATAGAAGGAACAAGGGCCTCGGTTCTTGCAGCCCATGTGGGTGATCTTGCCCAGGGGAATTCTCCAGCCTATGACAGGGAGGTGCAGATGGGGTATGCACGTCGTGACCTTGACTGGGAACGGCAATTTTCCCTCTCTCTCTTTCCTGAACGTGCCAGGGAGATCCATGATCGGGATGGAAACCGCGAGACCTGTTCAATGTGCGGGGATCTGTGTGCCGTGAAGATGGTCAGGGACATATTTGGGTGA
- a CDS encoding RNA-binding protein has protein sequence MEGKRLYVGNLTYSVNEAQLRELFSKYGDVVSAKVIEQKGFGFVEMGTSEEAQAAMDGLNQTVYEGRTLRIDEARPMQPRREFDRGGYSGGAGRRY, from the coding sequence ATGGAAGGAAAGAGACTCTACGTCGGAAACCTGACGTACTCCGTTAATGAAGCCCAGCTCAGGGAATTATTCTCCAAGTATGGTGATGTGGTAAGCGCCAAGGTAATCGAGCAGAAAGGATTCGGGTTCGTTGAGATGGGAACCTCTGAGGAAGCCCAGGCAGCAATGGATGGACTGAATCAGACCGTTTACGAAGGCCGCACCCTCCGTATTGACGAAGCACGCCCGATGCAGCCACGCCGCGAGTTTGACCGCGGTGGCTACAGTGGCGGCGCCGGACGCCGGTACTAA
- a CDS encoding RNA-binding protein gives MEGKRLYVGNLTYSVNEGQLRDLFTQYGEVASVKVIEQKGFAFVEMGTSEEAQAAMDGLNQTVYEGRTLRIDEARPMQPRNDYGSGGGFGGGNRRRY, from the coding sequence ATGGAAGGAAAGAGACTCTACGTTGGGAACCTGACTTACTCAGTGAATGAAGGTCAGCTTCGTGACTTATTTACCCAGTACGGCGAAGTAGCAAGTGTAAAAGTTATCGAACAGAAAGGATTCGCCTTTGTTGAGATGGGAACCTCCGAGGAAGCCCAGGCAGCAATGGACGGACTGAACCAGACTGTTTACGAAGGCCGTACACTCCGGATTGACGAAGCACGCCCAATGCAGCCACGCAACGACTATGGCAGCGGTGGCGGCTTTGGCGGCGGAAACCGTCGCCGGTACTAA
- a CDS encoding response regulator, producing MIKILLVDDQEELLDITRLFLEKGGDITVDTALSAQEALTMLSQKKYDAIVSDYEMPSMDGIEFLKIIKHDGIEKPFIIFTGRSREEIVIEALNSGADFYLQKGTDPKVQFAELKNMIQQAVLRKRIEEALLQSETNYRTLVECTEDSIYMVDRKGRYLFMNSHHKNRLGIANSRDSGLSYTDLHSSEESERFITLVREVISTSRPLQDEYQHDGRWFVRTMSPVKNAIVELTIAVTVVSTEITRTKHLEQALSNLEAQYQILVESTQDSIYSVNRECRYLYMNSHHKTRLGITDEDYQGRRYHDYHSPDASDRFSRAIQQVFDCKKSLREQYNIDERSFVRTFSPVINTATGEITSVVVVSIEING from the coding sequence ATGATAAAGATTCTGCTAGTTGATGACCAGGAAGAACTCCTCGACATTACACGGTTATTCCTTGAGAAGGGAGGAGACATCACTGTCGATACAGCATTGTCAGCACAGGAGGCACTGACAATGCTCAGCCAGAAAAAGTATGATGCAATCGTCTCAGATTACGAGATGCCATCGATGGATGGGATCGAGTTTTTAAAGATAATTAAGCATGACGGGATTGAGAAGCCGTTCATCATCTTCACCGGGAGAAGCAGGGAAGAGATTGTCATCGAAGCACTGAACTCAGGAGCTGACTTCTACCTTCAGAAGGGGACAGATCCCAAGGTGCAGTTTGCAGAACTCAAAAATATGATCCAACAGGCTGTTCTCCGCAAACGAATAGAGGAGGCCCTTCTTCAGTCTGAGACCAATTACCGGACCCTGGTTGAATGCACGGAGGACTCCATCTACATGGTGGATCGCAAAGGCCGGTACCTCTTCATGAACTCCCATCATAAGAACAGGCTTGGGATTGCCAATTCACGGGACAGTGGACTCAGTTACACCGATCTTCACTCATCCGAAGAGTCAGAACGGTTCATCACACTAGTCCGTGAGGTCATCAGTACCAGCAGACCCCTGCAGGATGAGTACCAGCACGATGGCAGGTGGTTCGTGAGAACCATGAGTCCGGTGAAGAACGCGATCGTTGAACTCACAATTGCAGTCACCGTCGTCTCGACCGAGATTACCAGGACCAAACATCTTGAACAGGCTCTTTCAAATCTCGAAGCCCAGTACCAGATACTTGTTGAGTCTACTCAGGACTCGATCTACTCGGTTAACAGGGAATGCAGATACCTCTACATGAACTCACATCACAAAACCCGTCTTGGAATTACTGACGAAGACTACCAAGGCAGGCGCTATCATGACTACCACTCACCAGATGCATCAGACCGATTTTCACGGGCAATTCAACAGGTGTTTGACTGTAAGAAGTCTTTGCGGGAGCAGTACAATATTGATGAACGTTCATTTGTTAGAACCTTCAGCCCGGTTATCAATACCGCAACCGGAGAGATAACCTCGGTCGTCGTAGTCTCAATCGAGATTAATGGTTAA
- a CDS encoding PAS domain S-box protein, with the protein MKSLERIEQIIGEISPDLPDETGKELLRLCRRAKTEEQHLTLKYEQAVQEKEVIYSLLQKASDELIERYRTIFEHSGVPMVILTDEGIIIRANSHFTTLFGIQDPVAEAEVRFFDLLIEPERETVLVCFQDRRPEKPSRCEITLPDKDGDPRFFSISVGVLPDGDESIVSIHEITELKKQRIELTAHKDRLETLLTLYQMTDVSESEVTSYTIQKGTILTSGSLGFICFVNEEDDQVTIEALWSGEEGMNRKMPAIRQMALPTDDLPVLASMIRSKKPVVLTTHSESGSLIRRILVVDQEIQRVLLIPVIEQERVVAIAGVADKPSPYDESDQLQLTVLMAGMWRLIIRNRQEEALKTVNKKLSLLSTLTRHDILNLITALTGYMEISEDMTENSELLVLMKKEVALIRSIGEIISFTSDYELVGMKTPVWQEIGTVFAGVSSDLEREGIRVSSSVDGMWIYADPLLARVFANFIDNSLRHGHNITAISLSSERKGDHLILIYSDDGEGVATDEKEKIFLRGYGKHTGLGLFLIREIFAITRITIREKGIPGEGVRFEMNIPRGNYRQLGIADHNGNYHMQERGKL; encoded by the coding sequence ATGAAGAGCCTCGAAAGAATTGAGCAGATCATAGGTGAAATCTCACCTGATCTCCCTGATGAGACAGGGAAGGAACTGCTTCGGCTGTGCAGACGTGCAAAGACAGAGGAACAACATCTCACTCTCAAGTATGAACAGGCAGTACAGGAGAAGGAAGTCATATATTCCCTTCTCCAGAAGGCATCGGATGAGTTGATCGAACGGTACCGAACGATCTTTGAGCACTCAGGAGTGCCGATGGTTATCCTCACAGATGAGGGCATAATCATCAGGGCAAACTCTCACTTCACAACTCTCTTTGGTATTCAGGACCCTGTAGCTGAGGCAGAAGTCAGGTTCTTTGATCTGCTAATTGAACCTGAACGCGAGACTGTTCTTGTGTGTTTCCAGGACCGGAGGCCAGAGAAACCCTCCCGCTGTGAGATCACCCTTCCCGACAAAGATGGGGATCCCAGATTTTTTTCTATTAGTGTAGGAGTACTCCCTGACGGAGATGAGTCGATCGTCTCCATCCATGAAATCACAGAACTGAAAAAGCAGCGAATCGAACTTACTGCCCATAAAGACCGGCTGGAAACCCTGCTCACTCTCTACCAGATGACTGATGTTTCTGAGAGTGAAGTGACCTCGTATACCATCCAGAAAGGAACAATCCTGACTTCAGGCAGTCTCGGATTCATCTGTTTTGTGAATGAGGAAGATGATCAGGTAACCATAGAAGCCCTGTGGTCAGGAGAGGAGGGAATGAACAGGAAAATGCCCGCCATCAGGCAGATGGCACTCCCGACTGATGATCTTCCCGTCCTTGCCAGTATGATCAGAAGTAAAAAGCCGGTTGTTCTCACGACCCATTCTGAATCTGGCAGCCTTATCAGAAGGATTTTGGTGGTGGATCAGGAAATCCAGCGCGTTTTACTCATTCCCGTCATCGAACAGGAGCGGGTGGTCGCCATCGCAGGTGTTGCAGACAAACCATCCCCATACGATGAGTCCGATCAGCTCCAACTCACAGTTCTCATGGCAGGGATGTGGCGGCTCATCATCAGGAACCGTCAGGAAGAGGCATTGAAGACAGTAAATAAAAAACTGAGTCTTCTCTCGACACTTACCCGCCACGACATTCTCAACCTGATCACAGCCCTGACCGGGTATATGGAGATCTCAGAGGATATGACCGAAAACAGCGAACTACTCGTGCTGATGAAAAAAGAGGTCGCTCTCATCAGGTCTATCGGTGAGATCATATCGTTCACAAGCGACTATGAACTGGTCGGCATGAAGACACCTGTCTGGCAGGAGATCGGCACGGTCTTTGCCGGGGTTTCATCAGATCTTGAGAGGGAAGGGATCAGAGTAAGCTCGTCAGTAGATGGAATGTGGATCTACGCTGATCCACTTCTTGCAAGGGTTTTTGCCAACTTCATTGATAATTCACTCAGACACGGGCACAATATAACTGCCATCTCCCTCTCATCCGAACGAAAAGGAGACCACCTTATCCTGATCTACTCAGATGACGGGGAAGGGGTCGCAACTGACGAGAAGGAGAAGATCTTTCTGAGAGGGTACGGCAAGCACACAGGGCTCGGGCTCTTTCTTATCAGAGAGATATTCGCCATCACCAGGATAACAATCAGAGAGAAAGGGATACCAGGAGAAGGAGTTCGATTTGAGATGAATATTCCACGCGGCAATTACAGGCAACTTGGCATTGCTGATCACAATGGGAACTACCACATGCAAGAGAGAGGGAAATTATGA
- a CDS encoding FIST N-terminal domain-containing protein, with protein MCLRTVTLYGESPGEILSAISESALQNPTLGILFSSVTLGIEDLASKLSTLPFPVIGCSTAGEILPGRGESPMSELSAVGCLLNPDPAVFRVQIFDRNDLSSFDLGRSIGKYGENQFKNPVFFIFISGLAMDGEEILRGISESLAGPAKIYGGRAGDDGRYEETFVFTSGICSSDGVAALILEGTAFEIHGLVTSGWRGVGMEKIVTSSEGNAVYSINNQPAIDLYLQYLGIREEDVPRLTASFPLIIKRKEGSEYIRTPVGVDRSSHALIFGGSVPQGSVVRLASSPGRETIRISINDITRFYKEIQSAHLLLLFSCMARHNATGTHVADEINAAYQAGTAPLIGFFSYGEIGMNEHEECEFHNETFSLVTIRQRRRR; from the coding sequence ATGTGCCTGCGGACCGTCACCCTGTATGGCGAATCTCCTGGCGAGATCCTCTCAGCGATATCAGAGTCAGCTCTCCAAAATCCCACATTAGGTATCCTCTTCTCGTCAGTCACTCTAGGCATTGAAGACCTTGCATCCAAGCTCTCAACACTCCCTTTTCCAGTAATCGGATGCTCAACCGCAGGTGAGATCCTCCCTGGAAGGGGAGAGTCACCGATGTCAGAACTCTCAGCTGTCGGGTGTCTTCTCAACCCTGATCCTGCTGTCTTCAGGGTACAGATTTTTGACCGAAATGATCTCTCTTCATTCGATCTCGGAAGATCCATCGGGAAGTATGGCGAGAATCAGTTCAAAAATCCGGTTTTTTTTATCTTCATCAGCGGTCTGGCAATGGACGGGGAGGAGATCCTCAGAGGGATAAGTGAGTCTTTGGCCGGGCCTGCAAAGATATACGGGGGTCGGGCAGGCGATGACGGCAGGTACGAGGAGACCTTTGTTTTTACGAGCGGCATCTGTTCTTCAGACGGGGTGGCAGCCCTTATCCTGGAAGGCACAGCGTTCGAGATACACGGCCTGGTAACAAGTGGCTGGCGGGGAGTCGGGATGGAGAAGATTGTGACCAGCTCAGAAGGAAATGCGGTATACTCCATCAACAACCAGCCGGCAATAGATCTCTATCTGCAGTACCTGGGTATCAGGGAAGAGGATGTTCCACGTCTCACAGCATCGTTTCCGCTTATAATAAAAAGAAAGGAAGGCTCTGAATATATCAGAACTCCAGTTGGTGTAGACCGATCTTCCCATGCACTCATCTTCGGGGGGAGCGTTCCCCAGGGATCCGTTGTCAGACTTGCTTCATCTCCCGGAAGGGAGACAATCCGTATTAGTATAAACGATATTACCCGGTTTTACAAGGAGATACAAAGTGCTCATCTGCTCCTCCTTTTCTCCTGTATGGCACGACACAACGCAACCGGTACACATGTAGCAGACGAGATCAATGCTGCATACCAGGCAGGAACTGCACCGCTCATCGGTTTTTTCAGCTACGGCGAGATCGGTATGAACGAACACGAGGAGTGCGAGTTCCATAACGAGACATTCTCACTGGTCACAATAAGACAGAGACGGCGAAGATGA
- the purE gene encoding 5-(carboxyamino)imidazole ribonucleotide mutase, with protein sequence MVDVSIICGSASDEEVAEKVWTVLKEKGISYDYQVISAHRNPDRLDEYVTGSDANVFICIAGLSAALPGVVASKTEKPVIGVPVSGKLMGGLDALLSIVQMPKGVPVACVGVDNGQNAAHLAVRILNLCR encoded by the coding sequence ATGGTTGATGTGAGCATCATCTGCGGTTCTGCCTCTGATGAAGAGGTAGCAGAGAAAGTCTGGACAGTTCTGAAAGAGAAGGGTATATCGTATGACTACCAGGTCATATCAGCCCACCGGAACCCTGACAGGCTTGATGAGTATGTTACAGGATCAGATGCAAACGTGTTCATCTGCATTGCCGGACTCTCTGCAGCACTTCCCGGAGTCGTAGCCTCAAAGACAGAAAAGCCGGTTATCGGTGTTCCGGTATCAGGAAAACTGATGGGAGGATTAGATGCTCTGCTCTCGATCGTGCAGATGCCAAAGGGTGTACCGGTTGCCTGTGTCGGGGTTGACAATGGGCAAAATGCAGCTCATCTCGCAGTAAGAATCCTGAATCTGTGCAGATGA